The following proteins are co-located in the Paludibaculum fermentans genome:
- a CDS encoding RrF2 family transcriptional regulator, producing MLKLTKKADYGLISLRHLAVHGRNRSASAKELAEAFRIPVPVLSKVLQKLVREGFLISEQGTNGGYRLSRDPSTITALEVIRAIDGPIILTTCFTEHGECDLSDQCTVREPLRRVHEGILRLLDSISITDLSADEEPPQSARAVKTGVLSLPVLAS from the coding sequence ATGCTGAAGCTGACCAAGAAAGCGGACTACGGGCTGATCAGCCTGCGTCACCTGGCTGTACACGGCCGGAACCGCTCGGCCAGCGCCAAGGAACTGGCGGAAGCCTTCCGGATCCCCGTTCCGGTACTCTCAAAGGTACTTCAGAAGCTCGTCCGTGAGGGATTCCTCATCTCCGAACAGGGAACGAACGGCGGCTACCGTCTTTCCCGGGATCCTTCAACGATCACTGCCCTGGAAGTGATCCGGGCGATTGACGGTCCCATCATTTTAACCACGTGCTTCACAGAGCACGGGGAGTGCGATCTTTCCGATCAATGTACTGTGCGGGAACCACTTCGCCGAGTGCATGAAGGAATCCTTCGCCTGCTCGACAGCATCAGCATTACAGACCTGTCGGCTGACGAAGAACCGCCCCAATCGGCGCGTGCCGTCAAGACCGGGGTCCTCTCCCTGCCCGTACTGGCCAGTTAG